One Drosophila subobscura isolate 14011-0131.10 chromosome U, UCBerk_Dsub_1.0, whole genome shotgun sequence DNA window includes the following coding sequences:
- the LOC117900426 gene encoding E3 ubiquitin-protein ligase msl-2 isoform X2 produces the protein MTAQTVYQKVVRLSLRSAANLSKRRVDELSSGIGELRQLLSCVVCCKLLVDPYAPKGKRCHHYVCRLCIRGCKRLMSRCRQCEDCSDFKTYEENRLMAIQLLCYKTLCVRLLQSSMFTQLAGLFPDLSHVEQFPRIRLPAKTTQEFIREGTNYDGDIRDSFLPQPDLPFLKNLPLSLPAETPPTTAATTPEMPYEQNLPEQLSITDIEMEAAATAEQSHFTHPLPLMPTGSRMGLRHLMLNQGSGSLSTEATSYTDHSWNDRVDLSSAITMSTFPYVMQPTAASTPFDEHPMHELQIGQVVRIEESTQPALLAITSAEVELLPSQKRKIAQLKMEQEEEEEPQQLVLQEIASQEEEEEAYLENVSQGEDYLENISQDEDYLENVSQEEASLEIVSHEEAPLETASQEEAHLETVRQEEAHLETASQEEESPETVSQEVFEESGSLNTSRESVTEEIYKEIVSEELYQESCSQEATQQQSVAAEEEEMDEGNASLEEPSPEQVKKEEEKAEPEDAYESSSSEESYTSSSSSEEEDNDKDTEWQPIRSKSNIPSVEQEPAKSNKKKAEKAASPAPAAVPAPVPAPVPEPVPTFAKTTHKTSAKSDAAKPSSKSTTGGGSSRRNAGKTKEKPPKPICRCGTSGVSVNPKTTCRNTRCPCYKSGNTCTNCNCAGCHNPHKVDYLDSDDELDDLEPLSGLQADKEQPMEAAETAKEKVTNAATPTATPKAEGAAQGSFTLVPSNLQQSQHPLVLVQNEESGEYQGFNIFQGSVPIHPETIGFLRVQLQNNDPNSTIPQYAYVMPPPPTAASAPAPAPATAPAPAPAAPARPKPAEEQPQPAKKFKSAIKRSARLRGFPPRNTIDELVSGGSSAISNSAAGDRMSATDNAHSLFEEIMSGSDDL, from the exons ATGACGGCTCAAACGGTTTACCAAAAGGTAGTCCGTCTGTCCCTTCGCTCGGCCGCTAATCTGTCCAAGCGGCGCGTGGATGAGCTGAGCTCGGGCATCGGTGAGCTGCGCCAGCTGCTGTCTTGTGTGGTGTGTTGCAAGCTGCTGGTGGATCCATATGCGCCGAAGGGCAAGCGCTGCCATCACTATGTGTGCCGGCTGTGCATACGCGGCTGCAAGCGGCTGATGTCGCGTTGCAGGCAGTGCGAGGACTGCTCCGACTTCAAGACCTACGAGGAGAATCGTCTCATGGCCATACAGTTGCTCTGCTACAAGACGCTGTGCGTGCGTCTGCTGCAGTCTTCGATGTTCACGCAGCTCGCGGGACTCTTTCCCGATCTGAGTCATGTGGAACAGTTTCCGCGCATTCGACTGCCGGCAAAGACAACGCAAGAATTCATACGGGAGGGCACGAATTATGATGGTGATATAAGGGACTCTTTCCTGCCACAGCCGGATCTGCCCTTCCTGAAGAATCTTCCACTCTCGCTGCCCGCCGAGACGCCGCCCACCACGGCGGCCACAACGCCCGAGATGCCGTACGAGCAGAACCTGCCCGAGCAGCTGTCCATCACCGACATTGAAATGGAGGCAGCTGCCACCGCGGAGCAGTCACATTTCACACATCCCTTGCCCCTAATGCCGACAGGTTCGCGCATGGGCCTGCGCCATTTAATGCTGAACCAAGGCTCCGGCTCGCTGAGCACCGAAGCCACCAGCTATACGGATCACAGCTGGAACGATCGGGTTGATCTCTCGTCTGCCATCACCATGTCCACCTTTCCCTATGTCATGCAACCCACAGCCGCATCCACACCCTTTGATGAGCATCCGATGCATGAGCTGCAAATTGGTCAAGTGGTGAGAATAGAAGAGTCCACGCAGCCAGCGCTGTTGGCCATAACGAGTGCGGAGGTTGAGCTGCTACCCTCGCAAAAGCGAAAGATTGCACAGCTGAAaatggagcaggaggaggaggaggagccacagcagTTGGTGCTCCAGGAGATTGccagccaggaggaggaggaggaggcataCCTAGAGAATGTCAGCCAGGGGGAGGACTACCTGGAGAATATCAGCCAGGACGAGGATTATCTGGAGAATGTCAGCCAGGAGGAG GCATCGCTGGAGATTGTCAGCCACGAGGAGGCACCGCTGGAGACTGCCAGCCAGGAGGAGGCACACCTGGAGACTGTCAGACAGGAGGAGGCACACCTGGAGACTGCCAGCCAGGAGGAGGAATCACCAGAGACTGTCAGCCAGGAGGTATTCGAGGAGAGTGGCAGCCTGAACACATCGCGCGAGAGCGTCACCGAAGAGATCTACAAAGAGATTGTCAGCGAGGAGCTGTACCAGGAGAGTTGCAGCCAGGAggcaacgcagcagcagagtgtcgCCGCCGAAGAGGAGGAGATGGATGAAGGGAATGCCAGCCTGGAGGAGCCATCGCCAGAGCAAGTCAagaaagaggaggagaaggcagaGCCGGAGGATGCATATGAGAGCTCCTCCAGCGAGGAGAGTTATacatcaagcagcagcagcgaggaggaggacaatgaCAAAGACACCGAATGGCAGCCCATACGCTCAAAGTCCAACATCCCATCCGTGGAGCAGGAACCTgcaaaatccaacaaaaagaaagcagaaaaagcaGCATCGCCCGCTCCGGCTGCAGTGCCCGCTCCAGTGCCCGCGCCTGTGCCCGAACCTGTTCCCACATTTGCCAAAACAACCCACAAAACGTCAGCCAAATCCGATGCAGCAAAGCCAAGCAGCAAGAGTACGACGGGGGGTGGCTCATCGCGTAGGAATGCGGGCAAGACAAAGGAGAAGCCACCGAAGCccatctgccgctgcggcaccTCTGGTGTGTCGGTCAATCCCAAGACCACCTGTCGCAACACCCGCTGCCCGTGCTACAAGTCGGGCAACACTTGCACCAATTGCAACTgcgctggctgccacaatcCCCACAAGGTGGACTATCTCGATTCCGATGATGAATTGGATGACTTGGAGCCACTCAGCGGGCTGCAGGCAGATAAGGAGCAACCAatggaagcagcagaaacagcgaAAGAGAAGGTAACGAacgcagcaacaccaacagccacACCAAAAGCGGAGGGTGCTGCCCAAGGAAGTTTTACTTTGGTGCCCAGCAATCTGCAACAGTCGCAACATCCTTTGGTTTTAGTGCAGAACGAGGAAAGTGGGGAGTATCAAG GCTTCAACATCTTTCAAGGCAGCGTACCCATACATCCCGAAACAATTGGCTTTCTGCGTGTCCAGCTGCAGAACAATGATCCCAATAGCACGATTCCTCAGTATGCGTATGTGATGCCACCTCCGCCAactgctgcttcagctcctgctcctgctcctgcaacagctcctgctcctgctcctgcagctcctgccagACCCAAGCCCGCtgaggagcagccacagcctgcAAAGAAATTTAAGTCTGCCATCAAGCGGAGTGCACGCCTGCGTGGCTTTCCACCGCGCAACACCATCGACGAGCTGGTCAGTGGTGGCTCCTCTGCCATTAGCAATTCTGCCGCGGGCGACAGAATGTCGGCCACGGACAATGCCCACTCGCTGTTCGAGGAGATTATGTCGGGCTCGGATGATTTGTAA
- the LOC117900426 gene encoding E3 ubiquitin-protein ligase msl-2 isoform X3 produces the protein MTAQTVYQKVVRLSLRSAANLSKRRVDELSSGIGELRQLLSCVVCCKLLVDPYAPKGKRCHHYVCRLCIRGCKRLMSRCRQCEDCSDFKTYEENRLMAIQLLCYKTLCVRLLQSSMFTQLAGLFPDLSHVEQFPRIRLPAKTTQEFIREGTNYDGDIRDSFLPQPDLPFLKNLPLSLPAETPPTTAATTPEMPYEQNLPEQLSITDIEMEAAATAEQSHFTHPLPLMPTGSRMGLRHLMLNQGSGSLSTEATSYTDHSWNDRVDLSSAITMSTFPYVMQPTAASTPFDEHPMHELQIGQVVRIEESTQPALLAITSAEVELLPSQKRKIAQLKMEQEEEEEPQQLVLQEIASQEEEEEAYLENVSQGEDYLENISQDEDYLENVSQEEASLEIVAKEEASLEIVSHEEAPLETASQEEAHLETASQEEESPETVSQEVFEESGSLNTSRESVTEEIYKEIVSEELYQESCSQEATQQQSVAAEEEEMDEGNASLEEPSPEQVKKEEEKAEPEDAYESSSSEESYTSSSSSEEEDNDKDTEWQPIRSKSNIPSVEQEPAKSNKKKAEKAASPAPAAVPAPVPAPVPEPVPTFAKTTHKTSAKSDAAKPSSKSTTGGGSSRRNAGKTKEKPPKPICRCGTSGVSVNPKTTCRNTRCPCYKSGNTCTNCNCAGCHNPHKVDYLDSDDELDDLEPLSGLQADKEQPMEAAETAKEKVTNAATPTATPKAEGAAQGSFTLVPSNLQQSQHPLVLVQNEESGEYQGFNIFQGSVPIHPETIGFLRVQLQNNDPNSTIPQYAYVMPPPPTAASAPAPAPATAPAPAPAAPARPKPAEEQPQPAKKFKSAIKRSARLRGFPPRNTIDELVSGGSSAISNSAAGDRMSATDNAHSLFEEIMSGSDDL, from the exons ATGACGGCTCAAACGGTTTACCAAAAGGTAGTCCGTCTGTCCCTTCGCTCGGCCGCTAATCTGTCCAAGCGGCGCGTGGATGAGCTGAGCTCGGGCATCGGTGAGCTGCGCCAGCTGCTGTCTTGTGTGGTGTGTTGCAAGCTGCTGGTGGATCCATATGCGCCGAAGGGCAAGCGCTGCCATCACTATGTGTGCCGGCTGTGCATACGCGGCTGCAAGCGGCTGATGTCGCGTTGCAGGCAGTGCGAGGACTGCTCCGACTTCAAGACCTACGAGGAGAATCGTCTCATGGCCATACAGTTGCTCTGCTACAAGACGCTGTGCGTGCGTCTGCTGCAGTCTTCGATGTTCACGCAGCTCGCGGGACTCTTTCCCGATCTGAGTCATGTGGAACAGTTTCCGCGCATTCGACTGCCGGCAAAGACAACGCAAGAATTCATACGGGAGGGCACGAATTATGATGGTGATATAAGGGACTCTTTCCTGCCACAGCCGGATCTGCCCTTCCTGAAGAATCTTCCACTCTCGCTGCCCGCCGAGACGCCGCCCACCACGGCGGCCACAACGCCCGAGATGCCGTACGAGCAGAACCTGCCCGAGCAGCTGTCCATCACCGACATTGAAATGGAGGCAGCTGCCACCGCGGAGCAGTCACATTTCACACATCCCTTGCCCCTAATGCCGACAGGTTCGCGCATGGGCCTGCGCCATTTAATGCTGAACCAAGGCTCCGGCTCGCTGAGCACCGAAGCCACCAGCTATACGGATCACAGCTGGAACGATCGGGTTGATCTCTCGTCTGCCATCACCATGTCCACCTTTCCCTATGTCATGCAACCCACAGCCGCATCCACACCCTTTGATGAGCATCCGATGCATGAGCTGCAAATTGGTCAAGTGGTGAGAATAGAAGAGTCCACGCAGCCAGCGCTGTTGGCCATAACGAGTGCGGAGGTTGAGCTGCTACCCTCGCAAAAGCGAAAGATTGCACAGCTGAAaatggagcaggaggaggaggaggagccacagcagTTGGTGCTCCAGGAGATTGccagccaggaggaggaggaggaggcataCCTAGAGAATGTCAGCCAGGGGGAGGACTACCTGGAGAATATCAGCCAGGACGAGGATTATCTGGAGAATGTCAGCCAGGAGGAGGCCTCGCTGGAGATAGTTGCCAAGGAAGAGGCATCGCTGGAGATTGTCAGCCACGAGGAGGCACCGCTGGAGACTGCCAGCCAGGAGGAG GCACACCTGGAGACTGCCAGCCAGGAGGAGGAATCACCAGAGACTGTCAGCCAGGAGGTATTCGAGGAGAGTGGCAGCCTGAACACATCGCGCGAGAGCGTCACCGAAGAGATCTACAAAGAGATTGTCAGCGAGGAGCTGTACCAGGAGAGTTGCAGCCAGGAggcaacgcagcagcagagtgtcgCCGCCGAAGAGGAGGAGATGGATGAAGGGAATGCCAGCCTGGAGGAGCCATCGCCAGAGCAAGTCAagaaagaggaggagaaggcagaGCCGGAGGATGCATATGAGAGCTCCTCCAGCGAGGAGAGTTATacatcaagcagcagcagcgaggaggaggacaatgaCAAAGACACCGAATGGCAGCCCATACGCTCAAAGTCCAACATCCCATCCGTGGAGCAGGAACCTgcaaaatccaacaaaaagaaagcagaaaaagcaGCATCGCCCGCTCCGGCTGCAGTGCCCGCTCCAGTGCCCGCGCCTGTGCCCGAACCTGTTCCCACATTTGCCAAAACAACCCACAAAACGTCAGCCAAATCCGATGCAGCAAAGCCAAGCAGCAAGAGTACGACGGGGGGTGGCTCATCGCGTAGGAATGCGGGCAAGACAAAGGAGAAGCCACCGAAGCccatctgccgctgcggcaccTCTGGTGTGTCGGTCAATCCCAAGACCACCTGTCGCAACACCCGCTGCCCGTGCTACAAGTCGGGCAACACTTGCACCAATTGCAACTgcgctggctgccacaatcCCCACAAGGTGGACTATCTCGATTCCGATGATGAATTGGATGACTTGGAGCCACTCAGCGGGCTGCAGGCAGATAAGGAGCAACCAatggaagcagcagaaacagcgaAAGAGAAGGTAACGAacgcagcaacaccaacagccacACCAAAAGCGGAGGGTGCTGCCCAAGGAAGTTTTACTTTGGTGCCCAGCAATCTGCAACAGTCGCAACATCCTTTGGTTTTAGTGCAGAACGAGGAAAGTGGGGAGTATCAAG GCTTCAACATCTTTCAAGGCAGCGTACCCATACATCCCGAAACAATTGGCTTTCTGCGTGTCCAGCTGCAGAACAATGATCCCAATAGCACGATTCCTCAGTATGCGTATGTGATGCCACCTCCGCCAactgctgcttcagctcctgctcctgctcctgcaacagctcctgctcctgctcctgcagctcctgccagACCCAAGCCCGCtgaggagcagccacagcctgcAAAGAAATTTAAGTCTGCCATCAAGCGGAGTGCACGCCTGCGTGGCTTTCCACCGCGCAACACCATCGACGAGCTGGTCAGTGGTGGCTCCTCTGCCATTAGCAATTCTGCCGCGGGCGACAGAATGTCGGCCACGGACAATGCCCACTCGCTGTTCGAGGAGATTATGTCGGGCTCGGATGATTTGTAA
- the LOC117900426 gene encoding E3 ubiquitin-protein ligase msl-2 isoform X1, translated as MTAQTVYQKVVRLSLRSAANLSKRRVDELSSGIGELRQLLSCVVCCKLLVDPYAPKGKRCHHYVCRLCIRGCKRLMSRCRQCEDCSDFKTYEENRLMAIQLLCYKTLCVRLLQSSMFTQLAGLFPDLSHVEQFPRIRLPAKTTQEFIREGTNYDGDIRDSFLPQPDLPFLKNLPLSLPAETPPTTAATTPEMPYEQNLPEQLSITDIEMEAAATAEQSHFTHPLPLMPTGSRMGLRHLMLNQGSGSLSTEATSYTDHSWNDRVDLSSAITMSTFPYVMQPTAASTPFDEHPMHELQIGQVVRIEESTQPALLAITSAEVELLPSQKRKIAQLKMEQEEEEEPQQLVLQEIASQEEEEEAYLENVSQGEDYLENISQDEDYLENVSQEEASLEIVAKEEASLEIVSHEEAPLETASQEEAHLETVRQEEAHLETASQEEESPETVSQEVFEESGSLNTSRESVTEEIYKEIVSEELYQESCSQEATQQQSVAAEEEEMDEGNASLEEPSPEQVKKEEEKAEPEDAYESSSSEESYTSSSSSEEEDNDKDTEWQPIRSKSNIPSVEQEPAKSNKKKAEKAASPAPAAVPAPVPAPVPEPVPTFAKTTHKTSAKSDAAKPSSKSTTGGGSSRRNAGKTKEKPPKPICRCGTSGVSVNPKTTCRNTRCPCYKSGNTCTNCNCAGCHNPHKVDYLDSDDELDDLEPLSGLQADKEQPMEAAETAKEKVTNAATPTATPKAEGAAQGSFTLVPSNLQQSQHPLVLVQNEESGEYQGFNIFQGSVPIHPETIGFLRVQLQNNDPNSTIPQYAYVMPPPPTAASAPAPAPATAPAPAPAAPARPKPAEEQPQPAKKFKSAIKRSARLRGFPPRNTIDELVSGGSSAISNSAAGDRMSATDNAHSLFEEIMSGSDDL; from the exons ATGACGGCTCAAACGGTTTACCAAAAGGTAGTCCGTCTGTCCCTTCGCTCGGCCGCTAATCTGTCCAAGCGGCGCGTGGATGAGCTGAGCTCGGGCATCGGTGAGCTGCGCCAGCTGCTGTCTTGTGTGGTGTGTTGCAAGCTGCTGGTGGATCCATATGCGCCGAAGGGCAAGCGCTGCCATCACTATGTGTGCCGGCTGTGCATACGCGGCTGCAAGCGGCTGATGTCGCGTTGCAGGCAGTGCGAGGACTGCTCCGACTTCAAGACCTACGAGGAGAATCGTCTCATGGCCATACAGTTGCTCTGCTACAAGACGCTGTGCGTGCGTCTGCTGCAGTCTTCGATGTTCACGCAGCTCGCGGGACTCTTTCCCGATCTGAGTCATGTGGAACAGTTTCCGCGCATTCGACTGCCGGCAAAGACAACGCAAGAATTCATACGGGAGGGCACGAATTATGATGGTGATATAAGGGACTCTTTCCTGCCACAGCCGGATCTGCCCTTCCTGAAGAATCTTCCACTCTCGCTGCCCGCCGAGACGCCGCCCACCACGGCGGCCACAACGCCCGAGATGCCGTACGAGCAGAACCTGCCCGAGCAGCTGTCCATCACCGACATTGAAATGGAGGCAGCTGCCACCGCGGAGCAGTCACATTTCACACATCCCTTGCCCCTAATGCCGACAGGTTCGCGCATGGGCCTGCGCCATTTAATGCTGAACCAAGGCTCCGGCTCGCTGAGCACCGAAGCCACCAGCTATACGGATCACAGCTGGAACGATCGGGTTGATCTCTCGTCTGCCATCACCATGTCCACCTTTCCCTATGTCATGCAACCCACAGCCGCATCCACACCCTTTGATGAGCATCCGATGCATGAGCTGCAAATTGGTCAAGTGGTGAGAATAGAAGAGTCCACGCAGCCAGCGCTGTTGGCCATAACGAGTGCGGAGGTTGAGCTGCTACCCTCGCAAAAGCGAAAGATTGCACAGCTGAAaatggagcaggaggaggaggaggagccacagcagTTGGTGCTCCAGGAGATTGccagccaggaggaggaggaggaggcataCCTAGAGAATGTCAGCCAGGGGGAGGACTACCTGGAGAATATCAGCCAGGACGAGGATTATCTGGAGAATGTCAGCCAGGAGGAGGCCTCGCTGGAGATAGTTGCCAAGGAAGAGGCATCGCTGGAGATTGTCAGCCACGAGGAGGCACCGCTGGAGACTGCCAGCCAGGAGGAGGCACACCTGGAGACTGTCAGACAGGAGGAGGCACACCTGGAGACTGCCAGCCAGGAGGAGGAATCACCAGAGACTGTCAGCCAGGAGGTATTCGAGGAGAGTGGCAGCCTGAACACATCGCGCGAGAGCGTCACCGAAGAGATCTACAAAGAGATTGTCAGCGAGGAGCTGTACCAGGAGAGTTGCAGCCAGGAggcaacgcagcagcagagtgtcgCCGCCGAAGAGGAGGAGATGGATGAAGGGAATGCCAGCCTGGAGGAGCCATCGCCAGAGCAAGTCAagaaagaggaggagaaggcagaGCCGGAGGATGCATATGAGAGCTCCTCCAGCGAGGAGAGTTATacatcaagcagcagcagcgaggaggaggacaatgaCAAAGACACCGAATGGCAGCCCATACGCTCAAAGTCCAACATCCCATCCGTGGAGCAGGAACCTgcaaaatccaacaaaaagaaagcagaaaaagcaGCATCGCCCGCTCCGGCTGCAGTGCCCGCTCCAGTGCCCGCGCCTGTGCCCGAACCTGTTCCCACATTTGCCAAAACAACCCACAAAACGTCAGCCAAATCCGATGCAGCAAAGCCAAGCAGCAAGAGTACGACGGGGGGTGGCTCATCGCGTAGGAATGCGGGCAAGACAAAGGAGAAGCCACCGAAGCccatctgccgctgcggcaccTCTGGTGTGTCGGTCAATCCCAAGACCACCTGTCGCAACACCCGCTGCCCGTGCTACAAGTCGGGCAACACTTGCACCAATTGCAACTgcgctggctgccacaatcCCCACAAGGTGGACTATCTCGATTCCGATGATGAATTGGATGACTTGGAGCCACTCAGCGGGCTGCAGGCAGATAAGGAGCAACCAatggaagcagcagaaacagcgaAAGAGAAGGTAACGAacgcagcaacaccaacagccacACCAAAAGCGGAGGGTGCTGCCCAAGGAAGTTTTACTTTGGTGCCCAGCAATCTGCAACAGTCGCAACATCCTTTGGTTTTAGTGCAGAACGAGGAAAGTGGGGAGTATCAAG GCTTCAACATCTTTCAAGGCAGCGTACCCATACATCCCGAAACAATTGGCTTTCTGCGTGTCCAGCTGCAGAACAATGATCCCAATAGCACGATTCCTCAGTATGCGTATGTGATGCCACCTCCGCCAactgctgcttcagctcctgctcctgctcctgcaacagctcctgctcctgctcctgcagctcctgccagACCCAAGCCCGCtgaggagcagccacagcctgcAAAGAAATTTAAGTCTGCCATCAAGCGGAGTGCACGCCTGCGTGGCTTTCCACCGCGCAACACCATCGACGAGCTGGTCAGTGGTGGCTCCTCTGCCATTAGCAATTCTGCCGCGGGCGACAGAATGTCGGCCACGGACAATGCCCACTCGCTGTTCGAGGAGATTATGTCGGGCTCGGATGATTTGTAA
- the LOC117900433 gene encoding uncharacterized protein LOC117900433, with the protein MKPLIGILLVALLMCQAQSQSQDVDVNVEQEAGETDEEHNIEASENRMAAQVEAVLEHFKQTDPLGMPGVPIPDPIDVPDVKKNMGFGNLDMKEVKAYGLSKFRIDTIDADLKSMKLKGGVQLDEMLVKGKYNLASWISRAQGPFTVILKNVYAEATAFLAVERDGHLTTDRIKIDITFRDMAMDFQNLGFMGSLFQGMVNSAPNLVFDAMKPFMLQEADKQLRSEIDTMIKTSMGDRRLPNSITPLDSAIAEGRKVVRQMGYDPYHLPDMNRTMGVFSVQLSHTWIHGISSFYRVGNITAAMANKTVSLVVQVGTQQVTGAGQWEMGLGMMTRVGHVQFTVQHIRATVAVSQSLDTRQRPQIVDLQFDMGNIQVRCDGAGTLDYVMEFAVNVVPNLLRYQIMDAIENPIKQRVQEKFNTIDVEQAIKQLVHKYETEGSDFKFDFKL; encoded by the exons ATGAAGCCACTGATAGGAATTCTGCTCGTGGCGTTGCTGATGTGCCAGGCACAGTCTCAGTCGCAGGATGTCGATG TGAACGTCGAGCAGGAAGCTGGCGAAACGGATGAAGAGCACAACATTGAGGCGAGCGAGAATCGCATGGCCGCGCAGGTGGAGGCTGTGCTCGAGCACTTCAAGCAAACGGATCCGCTGGGTATGCCTGGTGTGCCCATACCCGATCCCATAGATGTGCCCGATGTGAAGAAGAACATGGGCTTCGGCAACCTAGACATGAAGGAGGTGAAGGCCTACGGACTGTCCAAGTTTCGCATAGACACCATCGATGCGGATCTCAAGTCGATGAAG CTCAAGGGTGGCGTGCAGCTGGATGAGATGCTGGTCAAGGGCAAGTACAATCTGGCCAGCTGGATCTCACGCGCCCAGGGACCCTTTACGGTCATACTCAAGAATGTTTATGCCGAGGCAACGGCCTTCTTGGCCGTCGAACGTGACGGACACCTGACCACAGATCGCATAAAGATTGACATTACCTTCAgggacatggccatggacTTCCAGAACCTCGGCTTTATGGGCTCGCTGTTCCAGGGCATGGTCAACTCTGCACCGAATCTGGTGTTTGATGCCATGAAGCCATTCATGCTGCAGGAGGCCGACAAGCAGCTGCGCAGTGAGATCGACACAATGATCAAAACGAGCATGGGCGATCGTCGTCTGCCGAATTCCATCACGCCGCTGGACAGCGCCATTGCGGAGGGTCGCAAGGTGGTGCGACAGATGGGCTACGATCCGTACCATCTGCCCGACATGAATCGCACCATGGGCGTGTTCAGTGTGCAGCTGTCGCACACCTGGATCCATGGCATCTCGAGCTTCTACCGCGTGGGCAACATCACAGCCGCCATGGCCAACAAGACGGTGTCGCTGGTCGTCCAGGTGGGCACACAGCAGGTGACTGGCGCCGGCCAATGGGAGATGGGACTGGGCATGATGACACGCGTCGGCCATGTGCAGTTCACGGTGCAGCATATACGCGCCACTGTGGCCGTCAGCCAGTCGCTGGACACACGCCAGCGGCCGCAGATTGTGGACCTACAGTTCGACATGGGCAACATCCAAGTGCGCTGCGATGGCGCCGGCACGCTGGACTATGTCATGGAGTTTGCTGTGAATGTGGTGCCCAATTTGCTGCGCTATCAGATCATGGATGCCATCGAGAATCCCATTAAGCAGCGCGTGCAAGAGAAATTCAACACCATCGATGTGGAGCAGGCCATCAAGCAGCTCGTCCACAAGTACGAGACGGAAGGCAGCGACTTTAAGTTCGATTTTAAGCTCTAA